In the Danaus plexippus chromosome 4, MEX_DaPlex, whole genome shotgun sequence genome, one interval contains:
- the LOC116768681 gene encoding cell adhesion molecule Dscam2 isoform X5, which yields MTTFTGFAVLVALLTIGAVRCEDETIGPIFMKEPPNRVDFSNTTGAVVECAARGSPAPDVIWVRADGTAVGDVPGLRQVLPNGNLVFPPFRAEDYRQEVHAQVYACLARNQVGTIHSRDVNVRAVVSQAYAVNLMEEYVLRGNAAIVKCHIPSFVSEYVTVVSWIVSEGEEEVEIKPDSNDKLDDGKYLVLPSGELHIRDVGPEDGYKSYQCRTKHRLTGETRLSATKGRLVITEPVGRVPPKFPTVNNINGFNIISNESVTLLCPAQAFPVPVSRWYKFIDGSARKQPVVLNDRVKQVSGTLIIKEAKVEDSGKYLCVVNNSVGGESVETVLTVTAPLKATVEPATQTVDFGRPAVFTCRYEGNPVKTITWLKDGKDMKHHDPILRIESVKKEDKGMYQCFIRNDQESAGASAELKLGGRFEPPQIRHSFGEQTLRSGPSLRLKCVASGNPTPDIAWQLDGEKLNSGERLQIGQFVTADGNVESHLNISSVHTNDGGLYSCIASSKVGSASHSARVNVYGLPYVRPMKKRPVVAGDTLVVHCPVAGYPIDTIVWERDGRILPINRKQKVFPNGTLVIENVERMSDQATYTCVVKNSQAYSARGTLELQVMVMPQVTPFDFGEEILNAGDTVSLTCTVGKGDLPLKIHWQLNNKPLNTGNGLFINRNGKRISVLSIENVQHEHIGNYTCVAENEAGQSSHSAILNVNVPPRWILEPTDKAFAQGSDAKVECKADGFPKPQVTWKRAEGDTPGDYKDLKPNNPNVKVEDGTLAITNIQKTNEGYYLCEAVNGIGSGLSAVILISVQAPPQFEIKMRNQTARRSEPAVLQCQAKGEKPIGIIWNMNNKRLEPKSDPRYTIREEILPGGVVSDLSIRRTERSDSALFTCVATNAFGSDDTSINMIIQEVPEAPYGLKVLDKSGRTVQLSWAAPYDGNSPIKKFLIEYKRAKGNWEKDIDRVLVPGDATEAGVFSLRPATAYHIRIVAENELGTSEPSETVTIITAEEAPTGMPQDVKVDAVDKHTLRVTWKPPQPQDWNGELQGYYVGYKLASSNKSFVFETVDISKESGKEHHLDIFNLKTYTQYAMVVQAFNKMGSGPVSNEVRAYTAEGAPSAPPQDVLCTTLTAQTIRVSWVSPPLAAANGLIKAYKVIYGPSETWYDEKSKDTKITASSETILHGLKKFTNYSMEVLATTNGGDGVRSAPIHCQTEQDVPEAPRAVKAVVMGQESILVSWRAPAQPNGVVTHYNVYTQAQNSEPHANKVPASQTSYSATDLKAGRYDFWVTASTIIGEGQPSATASCSPSDKVPAKIASFDESFTATYKEDVKLPCLAVGVPPPNILWKVKGQPLDASERVRQLPEGSLQIAGVAREDAGEYSCHVDNQFGTDTVTHTLSVLAPPFPPQLSIASSSVSSLTLRLKPSMDADQSPAAGYTIHYKQEFGDWETVQIPSNTDTYTLENLFCGSRYQLYVTAYNGIGTGEASDVVIARTRGSKPPVPRAADFIEVGSSSVTLHLKQWLDGGCPMSHFVVENKKKGAAEWNQISNAVKPGGNFVVLDLEPATWYVLRITAHNNAGFNVAEYEFATLTMTGGTIAPLPGNAEDKELPPWVKAWLEPEVLVPILATIVVFIVGMVVICLTLARRNTPHRLRGQKEYYDAVYNTSGAAMGGAGGTLDKRGGLRDELGYIAPPNRKLPPVPGSNYNTCDRVKRQAVIMGAHSTWDPRRHHYERIRRMRRTNSGETISTGMEDEICPYATFHLLGFREEMDPSKAIAFPHHHPSHAGTLAHPHPHPHHPAHSRAGSQSMPRANSRYARKNSQGGQSAIYSTAPEYDDPATCAEEDQYRARYSRPMYACGPEYDEPACCAPEDEQYTGAYGTPYSDHYGSRPSIGTRKCGSSPEPPPPPPRNNTDNNCSSSFNESKDSNEISEAECDQPRNYPVRAHTVKDGMHSDEMRKLIDRSVQTDRNTWTQIISNLNLMNTDYQQKRN from the exons TGGTTTCTCAAGCGTATGCTGTTAATCTAATGGAAGAATATGTCCTTAGAGGAAATGCAGCTATTGTGAAATGTCACATTCCAAGTTTTGTCTCGGAATACGTCACTGTTGTATCATGGATTGTGAGTGAGGGTGAAGAAGAGGTTGAAATAAAGCCTGATTCTAATGATAAGTTAGATG ATGGAAAATATTTGGTACTGCCATCTGGCGAATTACATATCCGGGATGTTGGACCTGAGGATGGCTACAAATCATACCAATGTAGAACTAAACACAGACTTACTGGAGAAACTCGATTGTCAGCAACTAAAGGACGTTTAGTTATCACTG AACCTGTAGGACGGGTGCCTCCCAAGTTTCCTActgtgaataatattaatggcttcaatattattagtaatgaAAGCGTTACGTTGTTGTGTCCTGCACAAGCTTTTCCAGTTCCTGTGTccag ATGGTATAAATTTATCGATGGTTCCGCAAGAAAGCAACCAGTGGTTCTTAATGACAGAGTGAAACAGGTATCGGGAAcactaataattaaagaagCTAAAGTTGAGGATTCCGGGAAATACCTGTGTGTTGTCAATAACTCTGTTGGTG GTGAATCGGTGGAAACTGTTCTGACTGTAACTGCTCCATTAAAAGCCACTGTTGAACCTGCGACACAAACTGTTGATTTCGGACGTCCCGCCGTTTTTACCTGCAGATACGAAGGCAATCCCGTAAAAACTATCACTTGGCTTAAAGATGGCAAGGACATGAAACATCACGACCCTATTCTcag GATTGAATCGGTTAAGAAGGAAGACAAAGGAATGTACCAGTGCTTTATTAGAAACGATCAGGAAAGTGCCGGCGCCAGCGCTGAATTGAAACTAGGAGGACGGt tcGAACCACCACAAATCCGTCACAGCTTCGGTGAACAGACCCTTAGATCCGGACCTTCCCTGCGCCTCAAGTGTGTTGCCTCTGGAAACCCCACTCCCGACATCGCTTGGCAACTCGATGGTGAGAAACTGAACAGTGGAGAGCGCCTTCAAATCGGACAATTCGTCACCGCCGACGGCAATGTTGAATCGCACCTCAATATCTCCTCCGTGCACACCAACGACGGTGGATTGTACTCCTGTATCGCATCCAGCAAG gtCGGCAGCGCTTCCCACTCAGCCCGCGTCAATGTATATGGTCTTCCCTATGTACGTCCCATGAAGAAACGCCCAGTAGTTGCTGGAGACACCCTCGTCGTACACTGCCCCGTAGCTGGATACCCCATCGACACTATTGTATGGGAGAGAGACGGACg catcCTGCCAATCAACCGTAAACAAAAGGTCTTCCCCAATGGCACACTTGTAATTGAAAACGTTGAACGTATGAGCGACCAGGCGACCTACACGTGCGTCGTCAAGAACTCGCAAGCGTATAGCGCTCGTGGCACACTCGAACTGCAAGTGATGG TTATGCCACAGGTAACACCTTTCGATTTTGGAGAAGAAATACTTAACGCAGGTGATACCGTCTCACTCACTTGCACTGTAGGAAAAGGTGATTTACCCTTGAAAATTCATTGGCAACTTAACAACAAGCCCTTAAACACTGGCAATGGTTTATTCATCAACCGCAATGGAAAAAGAATATCTGTTTTGAGTATCGAAAATGTCCAACACGAACATATCGGCAACTACACTTGCGTTGCAGAAAACGAAGCTGGTCAAAGTAGTCACAGTGCTATTCTCAATGTCAATG TTCCCCCACGTTGGATTTTGGAACCAACTGATAAAGCATTTGCCCAAGGCTCTGATGCTAAAGTAGAATGCAAAGCCGACGGTTTCCCTAAGCCCCAGGTTACATGGAAGAGGGCTGAAG GTGATACCCCCGGTGATTACAAAGACCTTAAACCTAATAACCCTAATGTTAAAGTTGAGGACGGAACTCTCGCTATAACTAATATTCAAAAGACCAACGAAGGATACTATCTGTGCGAAGCCGTTAATGGAATTGGATCTGGATTGTCTGCTGTTATTTTGATCAGCGTACAGG ccCCCCCTCAATTCGAAATCAAAATGAGAAACCAAACCGCCCGCCGAAGTGAGCCAGCCGTTCTGCAGTGTCAAGCTAAAGGTGAAAAG CCAATTGGAATCATTTGGAATATGAACAACAAACGTCTGGAACCCAAATCTGACCCTCGCTACACCATCCGCGAAGAAATCTTGCCCGGTGGAGTTGTATCCGACCTCAGCATTAGGAGAACTGAACGATCAGACAGTGCTCTCTTTACCTGCGTCGCTACAAATGCATTCGGATCTGACGACACCAGCATCAACATGATCATTCAGG AGGTACCCGAAGCGCCTTATGGCTTAAAGGTATTGGACAAATCTGGAAGAACCGTACAACTATCATGGGCTGCACCTTACGACGGAAACTCACCTATCAAGAAGTTCCTCATTGAATACAAACGTGCTAAGGGTAACTGGGAAAAAGATATTGACAG ggTACTCGTTCCTGGAGATGCAACCGAGGCCGGAGTATTCAGTCTGAGACCAGCCACCGCCTACCACATCAGAATTGTTGCTGAGAACGAACTTGGAACTTCTGAACCATCGGAGACCGTCACCATTATCACCGCTGAAGAAGCCCCCACTGGAATGCCCCAAGACGTAAAAGTTGATGCTGTCGACAAACATACGCTCAGAGTTACCTGGAAACCACCCCAGCCTCAGGACTGGAATGGCGAACTTCAAGG ATACTACGTTGGATACAAATTGGCTTCAAGCAATAAGTCGTTCGTATTCGAAACTGTAGACATCTCAAAGGAATCTGGCAAGGAACACCATCTCGACATCTTCAACCTGAA AACATACACCCAATATGCGATGGTAGTACAGGCTTTCAACAAGATGGGATCAGGTCCTGTATCAAACGAAGTCCGAGCGTACACCGCAGAAGGTGCCCCCTCAGCCCCTCCCCAGGATGTTCTCTGCACAACCCTGACCGCCCAAACCATTCGCGTCTCATGGGTGTCTCCCCCCCTGGCCGCCGCTAACGGACTCATCAAAGCTTATAAAGTTATCTACGGACCCAGCGAAACTTGGTATG acgaGAAGAGCAAGGACACTAAGATCACTGCTAGCAGCGAAACAATCCTCCACGGTCTGAAGAAGTTCACCAACTACTCCATGGAAGTACTGGCCACGACTAATGGAGGTGACGGCGTACGATCGGCACCCATCCACTGCCAGACTGAACAAGACG TACCGGAAGCTCCTCGAGCGGTAAAAGCAGTAGTTATGGGACAGGAATCCATTCTGGTGTCATGGCGAGCCCCCGCTCAACCCAACGGAGTTGTCACACACTACAACGTCTACACGCAGGCACAGAACTCCGAACCCCACGCTAACaag GTTCCAGCGTCCCAAACAAGCTACTCCGCCACTGACCTGAAAGCCGGCCGTTATGACTTCTGGGTGACCGCCTCGACTATCATTGGAGAAGGACAACCCTCAGCCACCGCCTCCTGCAGCCCCAGCGATAAAG TACCAGCCAAGATCGCTTCTTTCGACGAATCATTCACCGCTACATACAAGGAAGACGTCAAACTGCCCTGTCTCGCCGTCGGTGTACCTCCCCCTAATATTCTGTGGaag GTTAAAGGTCAGCCACTAGATGCATCAGAGCGTGTCCGTCAGTTGCCCGAAGGCTCCCTCCAGATCGCGGGCGTGGCTCGTGAGGACGCCGGCGAATACTCCTGCCATGTTGACAACCAATTCGGAACAGACACAGTCACACACACATTATCCGTACTGG CCCCACCATTCCCCCCACAATTGAGCATCGCGTCATCATCGGTATCATCGCTCACTCTTCGTCTCAAACCCTCCATGGACGCGGATCAGTCTCCCGCCGCCGGATACACCATACATTACAAACAGGAATTCGGAGACTGGGAAACTGTTCAG ATTCCAAGCAATACTGACACCTACACTTTGGAGAATCTGTTCTGCGGATCCAGATATCAGCTCTACGTTACAGCCTACAACGG TATTGGCACTGGTGAAGCGTCTGACGTGGTGATCGCTCGCACCCGCGGTTCCAAGCCCCCCGTACCACGCGCCGCTGACTTCATCGAGGTGGGATCTTCGTCTGTTACCCTCCACTTGAAACAATGGCTGGATGGAGGCTGCCCTATGAGCCACTTCGTCGTCGAAAACAAGAAGAA ggGTGCTGCTGAATGGAATCAAATCTCCAACGCCGTTAAACCTGGTGGAAACTTTGTTGTACTTG ATCTCGAACCCGCCACTTGGTACGTGCTTAGGATCACCGCCCACAACAACGCTGGATTCAACGTCGCCGAATACGAGTTCGCCACCCTCACCATGACCGgag GCACCATAGCCCCACTGCCTGGTAACGCTGAGGATAAGGAGCTGCCTCCGTGGGTGAAGGCGTGGTTGGAACCGGAAGTATTAGTACCGATCCTGGCCACCATAGTTGTGTTTATAGTCGGGATGGTTGTTATCTGTCTAACCCTCGCCAGAAGGAACACCCCCCATCGCCTGCGAGGTCAGAAGGAGTACT ATGACGCCGTGTACAACACTTCCGGTGCTGCTATGGGCGGTGCTGGCGGTACTCTGGACAAACGAGGTGGACTCCGTGATGAATTGGGATACATCGCGCCTCCCAATCGCAAACTACCCCCTGTGCCCGGCTCCAACTACAACACGTGCGACCGCGTCAAACGTCAAGCTGTTatta TGGGCGCGCACTCCACGTGGGACCCTCGCAGACATCACTACGAGAGAATACGACGCATGAGAAGGACAAATTCTGGTGAAACTATCTCCACAG GCATGGAAGACGAGATCTGCCCCTACGCGACCTTCCACCTGTTAGGTTTCCGTGAAGAGATGGACCCAAGCAAGGCGATCGCTTTCCCCCACCACCATCCCTCCCACGCCGGCACCCTCGCACACCCACACCCTCACCCACATCACCCCGCGCACTCACGAGCTGGATCTCAGAGCatg CCCCGCGCTAACAGCCGTTACGCCCGCAAGAACTCTCAAGGAGGACAAAGTGCTATTTATTCCACCGCTCCCGAGTACGACGATCCTGCCACCTGCGCTGAAGAAGACCAATAT CGTGCCCGCTACTCTCGTCCAATGTACGCCTGCGGTCCTGAGTACGATGAACCCGCCTGCTGCGCCCCCGAGGACGAACAATATACTGGAGCCTACGGCACCCCATACTCTGACCACTACGGATCACGACCCAGCATTG GAACCCGTAAATGCGGCAGCTCCCCCGAGCCCCCACCACCACCACCCCGCAACAACACCGACAACAACTGCTCATCATCCTTCAACGAAAGCAAGGACTCCAACGAGATCTCCGAGGCGGAATGTGACCAACCACGTAACTACCCCG TAAGGGCCCACACTGTCAAGGATGGTATGCACAGCGACGAAATGAGGAAACTCATTGACAGGTCAGTACAAACAGACCGTAATACATGGACACAGATTATATCAAACCTTAATCTGATGAATACAGATTAccaacaaaaaagaaattaa
- the LOC116768681 gene encoding cell adhesion molecule Dscam2 isoform X11, producing the protein MTTFTGFAVLVALLTIGAVRCEDETIGPIFMKEPPNRVDFSNTTGAVVECAARGSPAPDVIWVRADGTAVGDVPGLRQVLPNGNLVFPPFRAEDYRQEVHAQVYACLARNQVGTIHSRDVNVRAVVNQFYEAEILTEYVIRGNSAVLKCSIPSFVADFVKVEAWIDEEGTEITLIDNLDGKYLVLPSGELHIRDVGPEDGYKSYQCRTKHRLTGETRLSATKGRLVITEPIASAIPSITAISKAAVHFSQKSPLALLCPAQGFPVPLSRWYKFIDGSARKQPVVLNDRVKQVSGTLIIKEAKVEDSGKYLCVVNNSVGGESVETVLTVTAPLKATVEPATQTVDFGRPAVFTCRYEGNPVKTITWLKDGKDMKHHDPILRIESVKKEDKGMYQCFIRNDQESAGASAELKLGGRFEPPQIRHSFGEQTLRSGPSLRLKCVASGNPTPDIAWQLDGEKLNSGERLQIGQFVTADGNVESHLNISSVHTNDGGLYSCIASSKVGSASHSARVNVYGLPYVRPMKKRPVVAGDTLVVHCPVAGYPIDTIVWERDGRILPINRKQKVFPNGTLVIENVERMSDQATYTCVVKNSQAYSARGTLELQVMVLPQIHPFTFGDEPANAGDTVGISCMVTKGDTPINITWFLNGRDVTKIQGITVTKIGHKSSSLSIDAVSFIHTGVYTCFVNNQAGHANYSTELVVNVPPRWILEPTDKAFAQGSDAKVECKADGFPKPQVTWKRAEGDTPGDYKDLKPNNPNVKVEDGTLAITNIQKTNEGYYLCEAVNGIGSGLSAVILISVQAPPQFEIKMRNQTARRSEPAVLQCQAKGEKPIGIIWNMNNKRLEPKSDPRYTIREEILPGGVVSDLSIRRTERSDSALFTCVATNAFGSDDTSINMIIQEVPEAPYGLKVLDKSGRTVQLSWAAPYDGNSPIKKFLIEYKRAKGNWEKDIDRVLVPGDATEAGVFSLRPATAYHIRIVAENELGTSEPSETVTIITAEEAPTGMPQDVKVDAVDKHTLRVTWKPPQPQDWNGELQGYYVGYKLASSNKSFVFETVDISKESGKEHHLDIFNLKTYTQYAMVVQAFNKMGSGPVSNEVRAYTAEGAPSAPPQDVLCTTLTAQTIRVSWVSPPLAAANGLIKAYKVIYGPSETWYDEKSKDTKITASSETILHGLKKFTNYSMEVLATTNGGDGVRSAPIHCQTEQDVPEAPRAVKAVVMGQESILVSWRAPAQPNGVVTHYNVYTQAQNSEPHANKVPASQTSYSATDLKAGRYDFWVTASTIIGEGQPSATASCSPSDKVPAKIASFDESFTATYKEDVKLPCLAVGVPPPNILWKVKGQPLDASERVRQLPEGSLQIAGVAREDAGEYSCHVDNQFGTDTVTHTLSVLAPPFPPQLSIASSSVSSLTLRLKPSMDADQSPAAGYTIHYKQEFGDWETVQIPSNTDTYTLENLFCGSRYQLYVTAYNGIGTGEASDVVIARTRGSKPPVPRAADFIEVGSSSVTLHLKQWLDGGCPMSHFVVENKKKGAAEWNQISNAVKPGGNFVVLDLEPATWYVLRITAHNNAGFNVAEYEFATLTMTGGTIAPAREVGDGTLTPEQTLKIILSHLNLIVPVVAAILVIIIAIVVVCVVRGARDHHHKDDAVYNTSGAAMGGAGGTLDKRGGLRDELGYIAPPNRKLPPVPGSNYNTCDRVKRQAVIMGAHSTWDPRRHHYERIRRMRRTNSGETISTGMEDEICPYATFHLLGFREEMDPSKAIAFPHHHPSHAGTLAHPHPHPHHPAHSRAGSQSMPRANSRYARKNSQGGQSAIYSTAPEYDDPATCAEEDQYRARYSRPMYACGPEYDEPACCAPEDEQYTGAYGTPYSDHYGSRPSIGTRKCGSSPEPPPPPPRNNTDNNCSSSFNESKDSNEISEAECDQPRNYPVRAHTVKDGMHSDEMRKLIDRSVQTDRNTWTQIISNLNLMNTDYQQKRN; encoded by the exons ATGGAAAATATTTGGTACTGCCATCTGGCGAATTACATATCCGGGATGTTGGACCTGAGGATGGCTACAAATCATACCAATGTAGAACTAAACACAGACTTACTGGAGAAACTCGATTGTCAGCAACTAAAGGACGTTTAGTTATCACTG AGCCTATTGCGAGTGCCATACCCAGTATAACTGCTATTTCAAAGGCTGCGGTCCATTTCTCTCAAAAGTCACCATTGGCTCTCTTATGTCCTGCACAAGGATTTCCGGTGCCATTATCAAG ATGGTATAAATTTATCGATGGTTCCGCAAGAAAGCAACCAGTGGTTCTTAATGACAGAGTGAAACAGGTATCGGGAAcactaataattaaagaagCTAAAGTTGAGGATTCCGGGAAATACCTGTGTGTTGTCAATAACTCTGTTGGTG GTGAATCGGTGGAAACTGTTCTGACTGTAACTGCTCCATTAAAAGCCACTGTTGAACCTGCGACACAAACTGTTGATTTCGGACGTCCCGCCGTTTTTACCTGCAGATACGAAGGCAATCCCGTAAAAACTATCACTTGGCTTAAAGATGGCAAGGACATGAAACATCACGACCCTATTCTcag GATTGAATCGGTTAAGAAGGAAGACAAAGGAATGTACCAGTGCTTTATTAGAAACGATCAGGAAAGTGCCGGCGCCAGCGCTGAATTGAAACTAGGAGGACGGt tcGAACCACCACAAATCCGTCACAGCTTCGGTGAACAGACCCTTAGATCCGGACCTTCCCTGCGCCTCAAGTGTGTTGCCTCTGGAAACCCCACTCCCGACATCGCTTGGCAACTCGATGGTGAGAAACTGAACAGTGGAGAGCGCCTTCAAATCGGACAATTCGTCACCGCCGACGGCAATGTTGAATCGCACCTCAATATCTCCTCCGTGCACACCAACGACGGTGGATTGTACTCCTGTATCGCATCCAGCAAG gtCGGCAGCGCTTCCCACTCAGCCCGCGTCAATGTATATGGTCTTCCCTATGTACGTCCCATGAAGAAACGCCCAGTAGTTGCTGGAGACACCCTCGTCGTACACTGCCCCGTAGCTGGATACCCCATCGACACTATTGTATGGGAGAGAGACGGACg catcCTGCCAATCAACCGTAAACAAAAGGTCTTCCCCAATGGCACACTTGTAATTGAAAACGTTGAACGTATGAGCGACCAGGCGACCTACACGTGCGTCGTCAAGAACTCGCAAGCGTATAGCGCTCGTGGCACACTCGAACTGCAAGTGATGG tTTTGCCCCAAATCCATCCCTTCACTTTCGGTGACGAGCCAGCCAACGCTGGTGACACAGTCGGAATTAGCTGTATGGTGACTAAAGGCGATACACCCATTAACATAACATGGTTCTTAAACGGAAGAGACGTCACAAAAATACAAGGGATCACCGTCACCAAAATTGGTCATAAATCAAGCAGTCTCTCGATTGACGCCGTATCTTTCATACACACAGGAGTTTATACCTGCTTTGTAAATAATCAGGCGGGACATGCGAATTATTCAACTGAATTAGTCGTCAACG TTCCCCCACGTTGGATTTTGGAACCAACTGATAAAGCATTTGCCCAAGGCTCTGATGCTAAAGTAGAATGCAAAGCCGACGGTTTCCCTAAGCCCCAGGTTACATGGAAGAGGGCTGAAG GTGATACCCCCGGTGATTACAAAGACCTTAAACCTAATAACCCTAATGTTAAAGTTGAGGACGGAACTCTCGCTATAACTAATATTCAAAAGACCAACGAAGGATACTATCTGTGCGAAGCCGTTAATGGAATTGGATCTGGATTGTCTGCTGTTATTTTGATCAGCGTACAGG ccCCCCCTCAATTCGAAATCAAAATGAGAAACCAAACCGCCCGCCGAAGTGAGCCAGCCGTTCTGCAGTGTCAAGCTAAAGGTGAAAAG CCAATTGGAATCATTTGGAATATGAACAACAAACGTCTGGAACCCAAATCTGACCCTCGCTACACCATCCGCGAAGAAATCTTGCCCGGTGGAGTTGTATCCGACCTCAGCATTAGGAGAACTGAACGATCAGACAGTGCTCTCTTTACCTGCGTCGCTACAAATGCATTCGGATCTGACGACACCAGCATCAACATGATCATTCAGG AGGTACCCGAAGCGCCTTATGGCTTAAAGGTATTGGACAAATCTGGAAGAACCGTACAACTATCATGGGCTGCACCTTACGACGGAAACTCACCTATCAAGAAGTTCCTCATTGAATACAAACGTGCTAAGGGTAACTGGGAAAAAGATATTGACAG ggTACTCGTTCCTGGAGATGCAACCGAGGCCGGAGTATTCAGTCTGAGACCAGCCACCGCCTACCACATCAGAATTGTTGCTGAGAACGAACTTGGAACTTCTGAACCATCGGAGACCGTCACCATTATCACCGCTGAAGAAGCCCCCACTGGAATGCCCCAAGACGTAAAAGTTGATGCTGTCGACAAACATACGCTCAGAGTTACCTGGAAACCACCCCAGCCTCAGGACTGGAATGGCGAACTTCAAGG ATACTACGTTGGATACAAATTGGCTTCAAGCAATAAGTCGTTCGTATTCGAAACTGTAGACATCTCAAAGGAATCTGGCAAGGAACACCATCTCGACATCTTCAACCTGAA AACATACACCCAATATGCGATGGTAGTACAGGCTTTCAACAAGATGGGATCAGGTCCTGTATCAAACGAAGTCCGAGCGTACACCGCAGAAGGTGCCCCCTCAGCCCCTCCCCAGGATGTTCTCTGCACAACCCTGACCGCCCAAACCATTCGCGTCTCATGGGTGTCTCCCCCCCTGGCCGCCGCTAACGGACTCATCAAAGCTTATAAAGTTATCTACGGACCCAGCGAAACTTGGTATG acgaGAAGAGCAAGGACACTAAGATCACTGCTAGCAGCGAAACAATCCTCCACGGTCTGAAGAAGTTCACCAACTACTCCATGGAAGTACTGGCCACGACTAATGGAGGTGACGGCGTACGATCGGCACCCATCCACTGCCAGACTGAACAAGACG TACCGGAAGCTCCTCGAGCGGTAAAAGCAGTAGTTATGGGACAGGAATCCATTCTGGTGTCATGGCGAGCCCCCGCTCAACCCAACGGAGTTGTCACACACTACAACGTCTACACGCAGGCACAGAACTCCGAACCCCACGCTAACaag GTTCCAGCGTCCCAAACAAGCTACTCCGCCACTGACCTGAAAGCCGGCCGTTATGACTTCTGGGTGACCGCCTCGACTATCATTGGAGAAGGACAACCCTCAGCCACCGCCTCCTGCAGCCCCAGCGATAAAG TACCAGCCAAGATCGCTTCTTTCGACGAATCATTCACCGCTACATACAAGGAAGACGTCAAACTGCCCTGTCTCGCCGTCGGTGTACCTCCCCCTAATATTCTGTGGaag GTTAAAGGTCAGCCACTAGATGCATCAGAGCGTGTCCGTCAGTTGCCCGAAGGCTCCCTCCAGATCGCGGGCGTGGCTCGTGAGGACGCCGGCGAATACTCCTGCCATGTTGACAACCAATTCGGAACAGACACAGTCACACACACATTATCCGTACTGG CCCCACCATTCCCCCCACAATTGAGCATCGCGTCATCATCGGTATCATCGCTCACTCTTCGTCTCAAACCCTCCATGGACGCGGATCAGTCTCCCGCCGCCGGATACACCATACATTACAAACAGGAATTCGGAGACTGGGAAACTGTTCAG ATTCCAAGCAATACTGACACCTACACTTTGGAGAATCTGTTCTGCGGATCCAGATATCAGCTCTACGTTACAGCCTACAACGG TATTGGCACTGGTGAAGCGTCTGACGTGGTGATCGCTCGCACCCGCGGTTCCAAGCCCCCCGTACCACGCGCCGCTGACTTCATCGAGGTGGGATCTTCGTCTGTTACCCTCCACTTGAAACAATGGCTGGATGGAGGCTGCCCTATGAGCCACTTCGTCGTCGAAAACAAGAAGAA ggGTGCTGCTGAATGGAATCAAATCTCCAACGCCGTTAAACCTGGTGGAAACTTTGTTGTACTTG ATCTCGAACCCGCCACTTGGTACGTGCTTAGGATCACCGCCCACAACAACGCTGGATTCAACGTCGCCGAATACGAGTTCGCCACCCTCACCATGACCGgag GTACCATAGCACCGGCGCGTGAAGTTGGAGACGGTACATTGACCCCGGAACAGACTCTGAAGATAATACTCTCCCACCTTAACTTGATAGTACCTGTAGTGGCCGCTATACTCGTCATAATTATAGCCATTGTGGTCGTTTGCGTCGTACGAGGGGCGAGGGATCACCACCACAAAG ATGACGCCGTGTACAACACTTCCGGTGCTGCTATGGGCGGTGCTGGCGGTACTCTGGACAAACGAGGTGGACTCCGTGATGAATTGGGATACATCGCGCCTCCCAATCGCAAACTACCCCCTGTGCCCGGCTCCAACTACAACACGTGCGACCGCGTCAAACGTCAAGCTGTTatta TGGGCGCGCACTCCACGTGGGACCCTCGCAGACATCACTACGAGAGAATACGACGCATGAGAAGGACAAATTCTGGTGAAACTATCTCCACAG GCATGGAAGACGAGATCTGCCCCTACGCGACCTTCCACCTGTTAGGTTTCCGTGAAGAGATGGACCCAAGCAAGGCGATCGCTTTCCCCCACCACCATCCCTCCCACGCCGGCACCCTCGCACACCCACACCCTCACCCACATCACCCCGCGCACTCACGAGCTGGATCTCAGAGCatg CCCCGCGCTAACAGCCGTTACGCCCGCAAGAACTCTCAAGGAGGACAAAGTGCTATTTATTCCACCGCTCCCGAGTACGACGATCCTGCCACCTGCGCTGAAGAAGACCAATAT CGTGCCCGCTACTCTCGTCCAATGTACGCCTGCGGTCCTGAGTACGATGAACCCGCCTGCTGCGCCCCCGAGGACGAACAATATACTGGAGCCTACGGCACCCCATACTCTGACCACTACGGATCACGACCCAGCATTG GAACCCGTAAATGCGGCAGCTCCCCCGAGCCCCCACCACCACCACCCCGCAACAACACCGACAACAACTGCTCATCATCCTTCAACGAAAGCAAGGACTCCAACGAGATCTCCGAGGCGGAATGTGACCAACCACGTAACTACCCCG TAAGGGCCCACACTGTCAAGGATGGTATGCACAGCGACGAAATGAGGAAACTCATTGACAGGTCAGTACAAACAGACCGTAATACATGGACACAGATTATATCAAACCTTAATCTGATGAATACAGATTAccaacaaaaaagaaattaa